In Leisingera sp. NJS204, the DNA window GACGGTGACCACATCCACGCCGTACTGATCGCGGACCGCCTGCGCTGACACCTCCAGCGCCTCCGCACCGCGGGCGTTCATCACCAGGTTCACACCAGCCTCTGCCAGCGCCTCGGCGCAGCCCAGACCCAGCCCTTTGCTGCTGGCACAGACCAGCGCGCGCTTGCCCGAAATACCCAGATCCATCGTCGTTCTCCCTCGGGAATCTTGTCCGTTTCGCGGAGCTTGCACCGCCTGCACCCGGATGGCCAGCCCCGCGGCCGGCCGGACCGCAATCAGCCGGCAGCGTGAAACTGCCGGAAAATTTGCCCCTTCCCACCCCCTTTCCGCCACATTCTCACAGCAAATCTAATTGACGGCCCGGCCTGAGGGCCCGCATATGGAATCGAATACCGGCCGCACATGGGACAGATTTTGACCGCCAGCCTCTCCTCCGTCCAGGCCTACCCGGCCGAGCGTTTCCGCGTCGAATACGGCGCCAACATGGGCGATCCCCTGGGCGTGCTCGAAGACCTGGTGCTGGACGACATCTACCTGCTGAACAACCCGGTGCCGCCGCAGCGGCTGAGCATCGCCACCCATCACGATGGCAGTTTCCGCATCGCCGGCGACACCGCCCTGGGCACCCCGGGTGCGGCGCTGCATCTGGACTGCCTGCTGACGCTGATGCCCGATAGCGGCCCCAATACCGAGATCCTGGTAATGGTCGAAGTGGACGGTGACGGGCTGATTGCCGGTATCTTTCTGGTGCCGCTGGCCCCTTTGCAGGCGCATATGCCCTATACGCTGGTCAAGGCCGGGCGCAAATCGGCCCGGCGCAAGCTGGCGCAATCCGCCTGCGTCTCCTTTACCCGCGGCACCCGCATCACGCTGGCCACCGGCGCGCAGCGCCTGATCGAAGACATGCGCGCAGGCGACCGTGTCCTGACCCGGGACGACGGTATTCAGGAGGTGCGCTGGGTTGGCCAGTCCACCCTGCGCGCGGTTGGGGATCTGGCCCCGATCCTGATCCGCCAAGGCGCCTTGAACAACGCAAACGACCTGATAGTCAGCCCCGCCCACCGGCTGATGGTCTATCAGCGCAGCGACGAAATCGGCGCGGGCGCGCCGGAGGTCCTGGTCCGCGCCCGCGACCTGGTGAATGGCGGCACCGTGGTGGTGCTGGACGGCGGCTTTGCCGATTATTTCCAGATTCTGTTCGACCGTCACCACATCATCTATGCCGAGGGGATTGCGGCTGAGAGCACCTTCCTTGACCCGGTGACAAGCCCGGCTTTACCAGACGATTTCTGGACCTTGCGCCCCGGCACCCTGCCAGCGCAGCACAAGCGCGGCGCCCATGGCCTGGACGTGAGCCGGTCACTGCTGGACCGCCCCGATGCAGTGGGTCTGCTGAAGCGGGCCTCGCTGCGCTAGTTTTCTGCTTCCGCGTGTTCTCCGGGCAACATAATCCCGGATTGGGCTGCGCGTACAAACGAACCACAACCCAGATGCGAATTTATCGTTCATTAAGGACTGCAAAGATAGAATGCGCTGGACGCATAGCGGGCTGTGAGCACACCGATGAAGACGATTTCCCCTATTCAGAAATGGCGCTTATTCTTCAGGAACAGTCACATCTCGCTGATCCATGCACTGGTCATTGGCCTGTCGCTGATGATGACCATCGGCGCCTGGCTCTACGCCGAAACGCAGACGCAAAACCGTGTCGAAAATGCCTTTAATGCAGCCCGCGATCAGGCCGTCGGCTTGATTGCAGCCCGCATGGAGAAATACGAAGAAGCCCTATGGGCCGGTGTATCAGCCATCCAATCCAATGATGGCGACATGAGCTATGAGCAGTGGAAAATCTTCGCGCATTCCCTGCGGGTTGACGAAAGGTACCCGGGGATCAACGGGATCGGCGTCATTCACCATGTAGACCCGTCCCAATTTGACAGCTACCTGCGGACCCGGCGGACGGAACGGCCGGATTTTTCAGTCTATCCCGCGCATGGCAACAGCATTCACTTGCCGATCTCGTTCATTGAGCCGGAGGATCTGAATGCAGCGGCCGTGGGACTGGACGTTGCCCACGAACTCAACCGGCGGAATGCCGCATTGGACAGCCGCTCAAGTGGCGAAGCCAGGATTACCGGCCCCATTGTACTTGTTCAGGACGAAAGCAGCACGCCTGGTTTCCTGTTTTACGCCCCCTTTTATTCCGGAGGAGACGCTGACAGCCAATCAGAGCGCGAGCAGCGCTTTGACGGCATGGTCTACGCGCCGTTCGTGGTCCGGAAGCTGATGGCCGGCCTGCTGTCCAAGGAGCTGAGGAATGTGCGGTTCAGTATCAGCGACCAAGGAGAGCGGATCTATAATGAACATGACCCGGCAGATCCCCAGTTTGATCCCGCTCCCAAGTTTGCAGAGAAGGTGCTGCTGGAAATATACGGCAGAAAATGGACCATTGATATCCGCACCAATCTTGGGTTCCGCCAGGCAAACTCCTATTCTCAGCCGACTTTAATACTGATTGCCGGCCTGGTGATCGAAGCCTTGGTCATTTCGCTGTTGTTTTTCATGAGCCGGTCAAACCAGCGCGCCCAGGCTTATGCGGAAAGGGTTACGGCCGATCTGCAGCAGGAGACCGCGAAGCTGGCCAAGGCCAACGCGGAACTGGAACAGTTTGTCTACATCACCTCCCATGACTTAAAGACGCCCGTTCGCGGCATAAGCACGCTTACCGAGATGATCCTGGAAGATCTGGAAGACTATTTTCAATCCGCAAATGCAGACCCCGAGGTTGCTGCCAACCTGGCGCGGATCACTGAACGGGTGGGCCGGATGAACGATCTGACCCAAGGTGTGATGGAATTTTCGCGTATTGGAAAACATGAGGAATCTGAACAGATACTCAACCTTGGCGAGGTGATTGAAACACTGAAATCGGATTTCAGCCTTTCCGATGGCCAGCTTGAGCGGCTGGGAGACGTGGAAACCATTGCCACGGATACCTTCAACTTCCGCCGTGTCCTGGAAAACCTTGTTGGCAATGCGGTCAAGTATCATCCCGCGCCGGACACCGCGAAGATATCCGTCAGCATTGTGGACGCAGGCGACCGGTATGACATATCTGTAAGGGACGATGGCGACGGTATTGCGCCGGAATTCCATACTAAAATTTTCGAAGTCTTTCAAACTCTGCGGCGCCCGAACCAACCCGAAAGCACTGGCATTGGCTTGGCTATTGTGAAAAAAACGGTCGAACAGCATGGGTTTGGGGTTGAGTTGAAATCCGAGGTTGGACACGGCGCTGATTTCAGGTTTTGCTGGCCGAACAAAGGGGCTGCACACTCCTCTGCAAACCAAGAGAAAGCCGCCTGACGTGGAGAGCACGAAATGAATATCCTTTTGGTCGAGGACAATGACCTGGATGCGCTTATTCTGGAGCGCACTCTGAAGAAACTCTCCCCTGCTGCACAAATTGTCCGGGCATGCGATGGGCTGGAAGCGCTGGAAATCCTGACCACCGACAAGCTGCAGGACGTTCCGCACCCCTTTTTCATTCTGCTGGACATCAACATGCCGCGCATGAACGGGCATGAATTCCTGGACGCCCTGAGGGCAAAGGAAGATATTTCCAGCAACATCGTTTTCATGTTCACGACGTCCGAAAATCCGAAAGACATATCCCGGGCCTACGCCCGGAATGTGAGCGGCTACATTGTGAAGCCGATCTCTTCAGCCGGCACGCGGAAGGTATTGGGCGCGTTGCAGGATTTGTGGGATATCTGCACACCTCCTATCTACTGCAGCGCATAATCCGCACACACCGGCCGCAGGGCAAAACGGCTGAACATCTGAAGCGGGCGCCCGGTCTCTGGGCCTATCCTTCCCGTCACTGCCTGCAGCGGCTGTTGATACGGCCACAGCGAGCTGCGGGCGCGCGGCATATCCTTTATGAT includes these proteins:
- a CDS encoding Hint domain-containing protein, whose product is MGQILTASLSSVQAYPAERFRVEYGANMGDPLGVLEDLVLDDIYLLNNPVPPQRLSIATHHDGSFRIAGDTALGTPGAALHLDCLLTLMPDSGPNTEILVMVEVDGDGLIAGIFLVPLAPLQAHMPYTLVKAGRKSARRKLAQSACVSFTRGTRITLATGAQRLIEDMRAGDRVLTRDDGIQEVRWVGQSTLRAVGDLAPILIRQGALNNANDLIVSPAHRLMVYQRSDEIGAGAPEVLVRARDLVNGGTVVVLDGGFADYFQILFDRHHIIYAEGIAAESTFLDPVTSPALPDDFWTLRPGTLPAQHKRGAHGLDVSRSLLDRPDAVGLLKRASLR
- a CDS encoding CHASE domain-containing protein, with amino-acid sequence MKTISPIQKWRLFFRNSHISLIHALVIGLSLMMTIGAWLYAETQTQNRVENAFNAARDQAVGLIAARMEKYEEALWAGVSAIQSNDGDMSYEQWKIFAHSLRVDERYPGINGIGVIHHVDPSQFDSYLRTRRTERPDFSVYPAHGNSIHLPISFIEPEDLNAAAVGLDVAHELNRRNAALDSRSSGEARITGPIVLVQDESSTPGFLFYAPFYSGGDADSQSEREQRFDGMVYAPFVVRKLMAGLLSKELRNVRFSISDQGERIYNEHDPADPQFDPAPKFAEKVLLEIYGRKWTIDIRTNLGFRQANSYSQPTLILIAGLVIEALVISLLFFMSRSNQRAQAYAERVTADLQQETAKLAKANAELEQFVYITSHDLKTPVRGISTLTEMILEDLEDYFQSANADPEVAANLARITERVGRMNDLTQGVMEFSRIGKHEESEQILNLGEVIETLKSDFSLSDGQLERLGDVETIATDTFNFRRVLENLVGNAVKYHPAPDTAKISVSIVDAGDRYDISVRDDGDGIAPEFHTKIFEVFQTLRRPNQPESTGIGLAIVKKTVEQHGFGVELKSEVGHGADFRFCWPNKGAAHSSANQEKAA
- a CDS encoding response regulator translates to MNILLVEDNDLDALILERTLKKLSPAAQIVRACDGLEALEILTTDKLQDVPHPFFILLDINMPRMNGHEFLDALRAKEDISSNIVFMFTTSENPKDISRAYARNVSGYIVKPISSAGTRKVLGALQDLWDICTPPIYCSA